GCATGGTCAGAACTTGGTGAAATTCCAAAAGAAGATGTTGCGAAAATTCGCGAGAATGCAACTTTTGATATCGACCGTATATTAGAAATTGAAAAAGACACTCGCCACGATGTAGTAGCCTTTACACGTGCTGTATCTGAGTCACTTGGTGAAGAGCGCAAATGGGTACATTATGGCTTAACTTCAACAGATGTTGTGGATACTGCTCTTTCATACCAACTAAAACAAGCAAATGCAATCTTACGAAAAGATATTGAAAACTTTATCGAAATTTTAGCTACAAAAGCAAAAGAACATAAGTACACAGTTATGATGGGCCGTACTCACGGTGTACATGCTGAACCAACAACTTTTGGTTTAAAACTTGCACTTTGGTATGAAGAGATGAAACGTAACTTACAACGTTTTGAAGCAGCAGCTAAAACAATTGAAACTGGTAAAATTTCTGGAGCTGTTGGTACGTATGCCAACATCGATCCATTTGTTGAACAATATGTTTGTGAAAAATTAGGATTACAAGCAGCACCAATTTCAACACAGACTTTACAACGTGATCGTCACGCTGAATATATTGCAGCACTTGCATTAATCGCTACTTCTATTGAAAAATTCGCAACAGAAATCCGAGGACTACAAAAATCAGAAACTCGTGAAGTAGAAGAATTCTTTGCAAAAGGCCAAAAAGGTTCTTCAGCAATGCCTCATAAACGGAACCCAATCGGTTCTGAAAACATGGTTGGTATGGCTCGTGTTATCCGTGGGCATATGGTTACTGCATTCGAGAACGTTTCTTTATGGCATGAACGTGATATCTCACATTCATCTGCAGAACGTATTATCTTACCAGATACAACAATCGGTTTAAATTATATGTTAAATCGTTTCGGTAATATTGTGAAAAACCTAACAGTATTCCCAGAAAACATGAAACGTAATATGGGACGTACTTTTGGTTTGATTTATTCACAACGTGTGTTACTTGCATTGATCGACAAGGGTCTTGTACGTGAGGAAGCATATGATACAGTTCAACCATTAACTGCAAAAGCTTGGGATGAACAAATTCAATTCCGCGAACTTGTCGATGCAGATGAGAAAATCACTTCTTATCTTTCAAAAGAAGAACTAGATGATTGCTTCGATTATCATCACCATCTAAAACAAGTAGATATGATTTTCGAACGTCTAGGATTGAACTAATTATAACTAAACCTAAACCGGGGGAATAAACAGTGGAAAAAGGTCAACTTTTGTATGAAGGAAAAGCAAAAAAATTGTATACAAC
This window of the Rummeliibacillus pycnus genome carries:
- the purB gene encoding adenylosuccinate lyase, with amino-acid sequence MIARYTRPEMGAIWTDENRYQAWLEVEILACEAWSELGEIPKEDVAKIRENATFDIDRILEIEKDTRHDVVAFTRAVSESLGEERKWVHYGLTSTDVVDTALSYQLKQANAILRKDIENFIEILATKAKEHKYTVMMGRTHGVHAEPTTFGLKLALWYEEMKRNLQRFEAAAKTIETGKISGAVGTYANIDPFVEQYVCEKLGLQAAPISTQTLQRDRHAEYIAALALIATSIEKFATEIRGLQKSETREVEEFFAKGQKGSSAMPHKRNPIGSENMVGMARVIRGHMVTAFENVSLWHERDISHSSAERIILPDTTIGLNYMLNRFGNIVKNLTVFPENMKRNMGRTFGLIYSQRVLLALIDKGLVREEAYDTVQPLTAKAWDEQIQFRELVDADEKITSYLSKEELDDCFDYHHHLKQVDMIFERLGLN